The genome window GATAGTCAAGGCAAGGCCGACCAAATGAATGAAATCCAATGCTCCCAAGGGGACCCACAATGCGCACAAGGAGATGTGCAAAGCTGGCATGTCATACCAAGCCATGATAAATATGCTGCCGTTGTTGTACGCGAATGGGCAACCAGTATCCAGCTCGGTCACCTATTCGCTCACGAGCTGGGGCACGTCTTGGGAGCGCGTCACGAGTGGGGCAACGCTACCGAATCACTTGTGCCAACCGCTACCTTCACCCCCACTAACCATGCTGGAACCTACAACCATGGGCATGGCGAACCACCATCAGGAGCCAACACTGGCTGGTACACGATGATGGCTAGTGGTGTGATAGATACAACGCCCACCACGTATTGCCCGGCAGCCTGTATCCACGTGCCGATTTGGTCGAATCCGAACAAAACGTACGGAGGGGTTCCGACCGGCCGTGCGACTGGCGCGAAGCCGGAGAACAACGCGAAGAGGCTCAATGAGTCTGGCCCCCTGGTGGCCGATTACTTCTGTCATATCACTCGGCCGGACCCAAATCCACCAATCATCTCCAAGGTGGCCGTCGTGAACATCCAATTCAATTCGGCCGACATCACCTGGATAACCAATAAGGCGTCCAATTCCCGAGTCGAGTACGGACCGACTCCAGCGTACGGGTCGTCCACAATGCTGGATCCGGCCTTGGTGACAAGCCACAGCGTCTCACTCTCCGGTCTATCCGCCTCCACCACCTACCATTACCGGGTTAAGAGCGTCGATGTGGGCGGTAGATGGTCCGTCTCTGGCGGCTACAGCTTCACAACTTCACCTCACGGCCGGCCGGTCGAGAAGCCACCATCTCCGCCGGGCTCAATGCGAGTGCAATGAATATGACCAAAAGGGGCAGGAAGGGAGACGTCCCCTTTTATATGCTCTTCCCGTTTTCTATGCTTCTACATTCGCAAGCACCTGCTGCGGTGACGGAGCCCGCCCGTACCTGAATCTCGATCGCACGGCGTCGGAATCCAATGCTCTAGACCTCGGCCACAGCCGCGCGCGGAGTGTATCTCATCGGACTCCTCGGTTATCCGTACAGATAGCACTTGCATCAGAGTGAGCCGCTTCTCTTCAGCGTTCTAAGGCACGCCTCCGAACCGTAGCCCCTCATAAGTCTCGACTCTGCAAGCATTTCGGGCCGACCACGCACGGTCACCTTCAGCGCGCGTCTCCTTGGCACGCATGCTGCTACTTCATTTCATCGTCGTAAGTTGAACGAGTTGAGCAGGGGAGGTGAGGGGCATGAACCGTGTGGACATTCAAATGGCGTTGGCCCAGTTGCTGTTCGCTGGGATGGGTGCGGCGTTTCTGGTTGGGGTTT of Nitrospirota bacterium contains these proteins:
- a CDS encoding fibronectin type III domain-containing protein, which translates into the protein MSLTVVKAGEERVGERGFVWRGKVVGDPDSFVTFSVVNESVLGTVITSTGKFYRLRSGKGGVRFVEEVDPAKVPRPRLDPTPRAMGRRDDFQAKPVSQCADGRQIDVLVLYTRAAKVGACSAAGVSSSACGPDEIENTVTMAVGEAITSYGESDIDLGINLLPIMQIDGTYTESNSLQTDKDNLKGGAITVNGTSIPILRNQSHYAADAVVLIVENGNDSQGKADQMNEIQCSQGDPQCAQGDVQSWHVIPSHDKYAAVVVREWATSIQLGHLFAHELGHVLGARHEWGNATESLVPTATFTPTNHAGTYNHGHGEPPSGANTGWYTMMASGVIDTTPTTYCPAACIHVPIWSNPNKTYGGVPTGRATGAKPENNAKRLNESGPLVADYFCHITRPDPNPPIISKVAVVNIQFNSADITWITNKASNSRVEYGPTPAYGSSTMLDPALVTSHSVSLSGLSASTTYHYRVKSVDVGGRWSVSGGYSFTTSPHGRPVEKPPSPPGSMRVQ